The region CAGGAACTCGCCGTTTGCAGTAAGTTCAACCTCGTCGCTCAGCATTGGTGCGCCGTATTTGCTGCCGAAACCAAAGTCGCTACGTTTGATAGTACCGGTTACTTTAAAACCAGCGTCAGGAGCTTTGGTCATTGGGTTGGTGATAGTACCACGGTAAGCCATGTCCAAAGTTACCGGCTTGGTAACGCCATGTAAAGTAAGGTTACCTTTCAACTTGTATTTGTTTGTACCTGCAGGCGCAATTGAAGTGCTGGTGAAAGTTAATGCAGGGAATTTCTCTACGTCAAAAAACTCAGCGCTTTTCAGGTGACCGTCACGACGTTCGTTGTCGGTGTTTACGGTTGCAGTGTTAGCAGTAAAGCTAACTTTAGCATCGCTGAAATC is a window of Mucilaginibacter terrenus DNA encoding:
- a CDS encoding YceI family protein; this encodes MKKPLILLAAGLLMQTAVFAQSTWKVDKAHSRVTFTITHLAVSDVDGSFKDFDATIVAAKPDFSDAKVSFTANTATVNTDNERRDGHLKSAEFFDVEKFPALTFTSTSIAPAGTNKYKLKGNLTLHGVTKPVTLDMAYRGTITNPMTKAPDAGFKVTGTIKRSDFGFGSKYGAPMLSDEVELTANGEFLKQ